TGGCTCAGAGGTTAAGGACCTCAGCCCTGGAGTCAGATGGCCTGGGCTCTGCCCCTAGTAAGCTGGAAACCTGAGTAAGAGATGGaagctctgggcctcagtttcctcactataAGCACCTACCTCACACTAGTTTCAGGAAGATAACGGAAGTCTTAACAAAGTGGCTGATGCTAGGTGAGCCCTCAGATGTAATGGTAACCATTCTTGTGACTAATTAGGCCTCATttacctcatctacaaaatgagaacAAGAATCTGATCCCCTTTCTCCTGCAGAGCCCATGTTTTATTGCCACCTCGGGTACTGATCAAGTGTCGAGCTTGGTGCTTTACAAAAGCAGCTCCAAAACTCTTCATAAAGCCTGCTGAGGTAGATTGTCATCTcagcttcacagatgaggagactgaggttcagagtggtGTGAGACACTCACCCCAcatcacacagctgataagtgaAAGAACTGAGATTTGATCTTGGGCTTTGCCACAGTGTCCCTATTCTTTCTCCCCACGCTGCTGTGGCTACAGGATAATGGACAGGAGAGGTTATTAGGATGCTGAAAGGGGAGGAGGCAGAACGCAgtagggagaagggggagggttgGACAAATCAAGAGGACGCCAGAGGAAGTGGGGCCGAGTGGGCCAGGACTGGCCTGTGCCCAAGGCGGGTGAGTATCTGGATGTCTGTAGTGCACAGGGGAGCCCAACAGAATGTTCTCACTCTCTGAAGACACTGGGGGGCTGCTGGCCTCTGACCCCACTGCTTCCTTCTGAACAGCCCCCCAGGATGAGTGTAGTACAGTGAGTAAGAGTATAAACCTTGGTGTGTGATAGAGCTGGTTTTGAGTCCCAGCTCCAGCACATTCTAGTTGTAAGCGAGTCCCTTCTATTCtcagagtctcagttttctcacctgtaaaatgggttgtTATTGGCACCTAATTTTTGTAGACAGGAGAATACATTTAAAGGTCCTGCAGTATAGTTAGCTGTTGCTCCTATCAGCACCTTCCTTATACTGAGGTCCCAGGTGCTTCATCCATCtctctgccccacccagcccgtCTTTCCTCAAAACATGCTCAGCCCTGACGTGAGCAGAGGTTCCTGGGAACATGGCGTTTCCTGATCTTCCCTGTCTTCCCCACAGCTGTCTGGGAGATCCACACCAGCCTGGACCCCTTGCTCAGTCTCTTCTGCTCCGGTCCCTGGGAACCCAGCGCGGTGCCCGCTGGCACAGAACACCTGGACCCCCTGCTGGAAGAGGCCCCCAGGCACCTACCCAGCCGCCCCAACAAGGGCTTCTTAGGTGGGCCCCTCCCCTCACAGAGGGATTCTAAGATGGCCAAGGACAGAGCACTGGCCTCTGGGCCTGGGGTCTGCTGTAAATATGCCATGCAGCCTGGAGAGAGTCACACCACCTCCCTTCTCCATCTGGGAAAATGAAGACAGTAACCCTGGGGTTACTATGAAGGCTGCATGAGCTAATGTGTGAAAGTGCCGGGCACAAAAAACGCAGTTCTTGAACAGCCTTCGTTGCCTAACGAACATGTGCAGGATCACGAGGAGCCCAGGAGCCTGCTTTGTCTGAGTTTGGCCTGGGGGTGGGCCGGGGGCAAGACCCTTTGTATATTCATCCAGCACCTGTTTAGTGCAGACCCCGATGGGCTGCACTGGGctacctgcctctccctcccctcctccaggcagcctcccGGGTCCTCTCACATCTCTTCCTCTACCCTCTAGCCTGCCTTGTGGAGCCCATAGCttgctgccttgcctggaggctCAGAGTGTGGGCTAAGTTCATATCCCAGCTCTACTTCTTCCCTTGCGTGACCCTGAACACCTGAGCTGCCCTCTGAGCCTCGGTTCCCACTGCCATAAAACTAGGGATGGTAGCAGAACCTGTGTTATGGAGCAGCTTTGAGGATTGGAAGAGATACAGTGGGAAGCTAGGGTATGACTTGAAGTGCTCAGTAACTGGCCATTGTTGTCATCATTTAACCTCTGCTGTATGTGGATCTTGTCTGCTGGGTGCTGTTGTaacctccttgagggcagggactcagGCTGGTTGTGCCAGGTGTCCTGATGTCCTGGAACCTCCAGCCTTTTGGAGCTCAGCCTCATACAATAACTGTAATGTGACAGCCCCTGGTCTGGGCTGTAGGGAGGGATAAAGAAATGGTCAGTGGTACAGAAGCTACCTCTGCACCCTGCTTCCTGCAGCTAATGCCTCCTCATGCTCCAAGACTCAGGGTAGGCACCACCTCCTTTGAGAAGCCCTCCCTGGTGTTacctcccctccctggagcctGGGTCAGGTGCTGCCACTGGGCTTTGACAGGGCCTGTACTTCCCAGCACTTTGTCCTCATATTCCTGTTCCATTTGGCTGTGACCACTACCCGCACAGGGCCTGTTCCCATCCTAGTAACTGATGTCTCCCCAGGCTTGGTACAGAGCAAGGGCCCAGAAAAAGTTTGTTGAAGGAACAGGTGCAGGCATTAAAGCAGAGTGGTGTCTGGGGTCATCAGagtaggcttcctggaggaggtgtgaTGGGAGTGGGTATTGAAcgatgcacacatacacatgttcATCTGTCTTGACTCCGGGCCCAGCCATGTGCTGCCCCCTCTCACAGCCAAtcctgtgtttgttttcttcagataagctCTTCTACATCTACACGTCAGGTACCACAGGGCTGCCCAAAGCCGCCATCGTGGtgcacagcaggtaagggaaAGGTGCTCTGAGGGGAGGCCTGGGGATGGTGGGGCCTGGGAGCCTCTCCTCCTGCCTTTCCAGGGGCCTACTGAGCCCTTCGCCCTCTCCCCTTCCAGGTATTACCGCATGGTTGCCCTGGTGTACTACGGATTCCGCATGCGGCCCGACGACATTGTTTATGACTGCCTCCCTCTCTACCACTCTGCAGGTATCCCAGGCCTGCCCCCTCAGCCTCCAGCACCCCCAAGGTCTCAGGAACCCCGCCCTTCTTGACAGGCAgagtgttgcaggagaatcatGTGACCTCTGGAGTCAAAtatggattcaaatccagatgtGGCCATTGACTTGACCTCTGAATGAGGGTGTCCACACCAGCATCACtggtgtgtgtggctgtgtcccATAAGCCACCTGGGCTGGCCTGACTGTTCAGTTCATTTACACAGGTGGGCGTGGCCTTGCCGCTTTCTCTTATAAAGAAGGACAGAGATGCAATAAATATAGCTCCTGCCCTCAAGTTGCTTAGAGTTCGGGTGTATGTGTATTTGGAGCAGGATGAGTGATGGAAACCTACCTGACTCCAGTACAAGAAAAGGCATCAACtgtggggaggagcagggagcaggaGCTCAGCTCAAGGGAAGAGCCCAGTTACAACTAGGAAGGTTTCCTGGAGAAGGTGTACCCAAGGCAGGCAGATGTGAGGTGCCGAGCCAGGCAGGCTAGCTCAGTCCCTGCTGGCTGAGTAGCAGCATTACAGGTATTAGAGCAAGATTTTGGAGGCCAGCTCCAGAGGCCCCAGGGGATGGTCTAAGGAGTGCACACTCAATCCCATAGGCCCTGGGGAGCCGTGGAAGGTGTCTGACCAGGAGCAAGAGATATGATCAGGTAGTGTTGGAGGGACAGGACAGGAAAGAGAGACTGGGGAAAGGGCCTTTGAGGAGGTTGGGCTGTGTAAAAGGAAGCTCTAGAGGGAAGGTCTCCTGTCTCCCTGACCTCTGGGGCCCACCTTTCTGCTTCAGGAAACATCGTGGGAATCGGGCAGTGCCTGCTCCGCGGCATGACAGTGGTGATCCGGAAGAAGTTCTCAGCTTCCCGGTTCTGGGACGATTGTATCAAGTACAACTGCACAGTgagtgggaagggaagggggatgAGCCATCCCTGTCCCCTCATGACCTCTCCCCCAGGTCTTACAGCTGGAGACAGCCAACCATTTATACAGGGCAACACTCCTATTGTTCAGATGGGGAGACCGAGGCGCAGAGAGGGACAGGTTTGCGCAGCCAGCCCCTGGGTGGAACACAAGCCTAGTAGGGGTAGGCCCTTGGGGGATGGGCAGGCAGTGAAGTGACAGCAGCCTCAGGGGCCCAGACTCACTCCAAGTCCATCCGCAGATTGTGCAGTACATCGGCGAACTGTGCCGCTACCTCCTGAACCAGCCACCCCGGGAGGCAGAAAACCGGCACCGGGTGCGCATGGCACTTGGCAACGGCCTCCGACAGTCCATCTGGACCGACTTTTCTAGCCGCTTCCACATCCCCCAGGTGGCCGAGTTCTATGGGGCCACTGAGTGCAACTGCAGCCTGGGCAACTTCGATGGCCAGGTGCCACCCAGTTGGGGACGCAGGTGGACCCTGGAGGcactgggggcagaggggagggcagagtTCCAGCATGGGAATGTGGGTGCCAGagccactacacacacacacacacacacacacacacacacacacgtctagTTTCGGGCCTATGGTGGGAGACCCCGGCTCAAGTCTTGGCCTTTGCAGGTGGGGGCCTGTGGCTTCAACAGCCGCATCCTGTCCTCTGTGTACCCCATCCGGCTGGTACGTGTCAACGAGAACACCATGGAGCTGATCCGGGGACCTGATGGCGTTTGCCTCCCCTGCAAGCCAGGTCtgccccaggggtgggattggggGTCAGAGTGGGTGGGGCTGGCTCGGGAGGGACATGGgacggggtgggtgggtggggaaccCCATCCTGTTCAGTGGCCATCAGTCAGCTCTTCTCTTAGGGCTGCAGACATTTACTTTTTCATCCGTCCATATATTTCTTCATCAGTCTATTTGTGCACTTCCGTGTTGTAGACTCTGGGTCCGGGCTGCCTGATCCTGGCTCAGCCCCCCGAGAGCTGTGCCTGAGTTCCCGTATCTGCACATGGGGCTGATGGCAACACTTCCACATCGGCTGCCCCGAGGGCTCCAGTGGTGAAAGACATAATGCTGTTTGAGCAGAGCCAGGGCCCAGGCAATGCTGGCTCTAGTTAGACTTGTCCACACAGAGCTTGGCCAccctttcatttgtttgttcgACTTTCCATCTGTTCAGTGACCACACGGGACCAAGTTCCTCTGTGTGCTAGACCTGCCAGGAGAACTCCCTGCCCTTGGGGCTCCCAGGCTGGGGAAGAAATGGGCACTTCtctgggcagcagcaggggcattTAGGGTGCAAAAGAGACCCCAAGGTGAATGTGACCCTGGCTTTGCTGTCCCCAGGTGAGCCAGGCCAGCTAGTGGGCGCCATCATCCATAAGGACCCCCTGCGGCACTTCGATGGCTACCTCAACCAGGGCGCCAACAATAAGAAGATTGCCAACGATGTCTTCAGGAAGGGGGACCAGGCCTACCTCACCGGTGGGTGGGCACCTCTCCCCAGGCCTTTGCTGCCCCTCAGTGAGAGTGGAGAGGAATGAAGGGGCCTTTCCTCCTTTTCAGAGAACACCTCCCAGAATTCCCCCAGGCCTGGCCCGAGCCCGCGGGCCCTGCCTCACACCACTCCTTTCTAGGCGATGTGCTGGTGATGGACGAGCTGGGCTACCTGTACTTTCGGGACCGCACGGGGGACACGTTCCGCTGGAAAGGGGAGAACGTGTCCACCACCGAGGTGGAGGGCACGCTCAGCCGTCTGCTGGACATGGCTGACGTGGCAGTGTATGGCGTCGAGGTGCCAGGTacctggggaggcaggaggtgCCAGGCCTGTGTGCGGAGGCACCACAGGGCCCACTGCCAGCTCTTACTGTCTGCTCTGCTGTCCAGGAACTGAGGGCCGGGCTGGAATGGCTGCTGTGGCCAAGCCCTTTGGCAGCTGTGACCTGGAGCACTTTGCCCGACTCTTGGACAAGGAGCTGCCCCTGTATGCCCGCCCCATCTTCCTGCGCTTCCTGCCTGAGCTACACAAAACAGGTTTGTCCCCCTGGGACACAGGGTCCTGCTGGAGAGACCAGGGTGGCTATCATTTGACCTTCACCCACCACCTTGCCAGGTGGTTGGTAACCTGACCTGCCTGCATTCAAGTGAGCGCACCAGGCCTTCAGAGAGATGGGATACGTCCTTCATTAgtctgcaccaggcactgtgctaggctttGGAGACGTAGGTGACAAATTCTGGCAGGACTTGTGCCTTCCTGGAGCTCTGGAGCAGTAGGGGACGCAGCCACAGGGACAATGAATCCCAAAGATAAAGAACAGAATGCAGATTAAACTGATAGAAAAGTGAATGAGGGGCATGGGGATGACTGggaggctcccctgaggaggtgatgGTTCATCTGAGGCCTGAATGAGAGAGAGGACTTTCTTGGGGTGGGAGGCATTCTAGGCTGTAGGAACAGTGAGTGTGGAGTCCCTGAGGCAGGAAGGTACTAGAGGAATGAAAGGAGACCCCCGAAGCTGGAGCCAATAGAGGGTGGGCAGCAGCGTGAGGTGGGATGGAGAGGGCTGCAGGGGCcttgtgggctggggaggggcttggACTGTGCCCGGGGCAGTAGGGAGCCACAGCAGTGTTTGAGCAGGGCAGTGACCTTATCAGATTTGTTTCCTACAAAGCCCTCTGGCAGCTGTGTGCAGAGTATGTGTAGAGGCTGCAGGTGGCCCTAGGGGAGGGGAGATGAGAAAAGGGCTGTCATCCAGGGAGGGGTGAGTGGTGGGTCCACCGTCACATGGTGGGATGGTGCCATCCGTCTGTCCGTTGTCCACTGCTGGTTCTCAGGAGTTCCCTGATGGGCAGGAAGCGCTGAGGCTCATGCCCAAACCTCCCCTCTGCTCTCCTCAGTCCTTGCTGCCCATCGTAGCTCCCTACACTGCTCAGCTTCTCCTTGGCTGCTCAGCCTGGGGCCACGTCTGCCTGGCTACCTCCCAGGGGGCCATTGTGTCTGTCCCTCTCTTGATGGAAGGCCTTCACTGATTGACATGGCCCCTGCCAGATAGTGGGCCCCTGGGCACACCTGAAGCAGTGGGGAGGGTCAGATGGGGACACTGGTGCTGTGCTCCTGACCAagactgtaagctccctgaggacTAGAGGGTCGCTGTGACTTCTGCATCCAGGAGGGAGGAAGTGTTCTGTCCCTGTACTGTTGGCCCCAAGtagctgttgagcacttgaagtgGGACCAGTGTGGCTGAgaaaccaaattttaaattttgtttaattttaattaaatttacatAGCCACTCAGGGCTAGTGACTACCCTATTGGACAGTGCGGGTATAGATGGCCTTTTCCAGGATGGCTAGACTGCTTTCAGGGCACCCCcaagagggtgggggtggagctGCAAGGCTCCTTGAGGCCTGGACTCACTCAGAACTCCCACAACATCACTTCTGCCACATCCTGTGGGTCAAAGAAGTCATACGGCCAGTCTGGATTCAAGGAGAGGTTGAGAAAGACTCCAGCTCTTAACTGGGAGAAGTGGCCAAGCCACATGGCAGAGGAGTGTGTGTACAGGGAGGGGAGGAATCTGTAGCCATTTCTGGCATCTGTCacacctgggttcagatcccagcacactgcttacaagctgtgtgatgCTGGCCTAGAGATGtgcctctctgagcatcagtctTCTCATATGTATACAGAGGCTAACCCTACATTGATTGAAAGATGCATAATTTACATTATATACTattaaggagaaaagaaacactGCTGATTGAGctctttcagagatgttaaaatccAAAAACTTGTGCATCTTAGAATCTATAGAATATGGTTGAGCACCTACCCCTGGGGGTGGTGTGCAGATTAAATGACATCACACCTTTACCTGGGAGGTGCACCAATAAAGGGAGCCATCACGGAAGACCCCTGTTCTGGCCCTCATTCAGCTGTCACTCAGCACGTGGCCCTGGGCTAATAGCTTCCCTTCTTCAGGCCTGAGTTTCCCTGTCTGCACAAAGGGGCAGATAACACCCCCCAACCCTGGCACCTTTGCTAGGGCTGCTCTGTTACATAATGTAATGGATGGCGCCTTTGCAAACTGTAAAGGGCAGTTCCCCTCCTCCCACACTTCCCCTTTTCCTGTGTTCTCTCC
This portion of the Vicugna pacos chromosome 4, VicPac4, whole genome shotgun sequence genome encodes:
- the SLC27A4 gene encoding long-chain fatty acid transport protein 4, which gives rise to MLLGASLVGMLLFSKLVLKLPWTHVGFSLLFLYLGSGGWRFIRIFIKTIRRDIFGGIVLLKVKSKVRQHLRERRTVPILFASTVQRHPDKTALIFEGTDTHWTFRQLDDYSSRVANFLQARGLASGDVVALFMENRNEFVGLWLGMAKLGVEAALINTNLRLDALRHCLTSSQARALIFGSEMAPAVWEIHTSLDPLLSLFCSGPWEPSAVPAGTEHLDPLLEEAPRHLPSRPNKGFLDKLFYIYTSGTTGLPKAAIVVHSRYYRMVALVYYGFRMRPDDIVYDCLPLYHSAGNIVGIGQCLLRGMTVVIRKKFSASRFWDDCIKYNCTIVQYIGELCRYLLNQPPREAENRHRVRMALGNGLRQSIWTDFSSRFHIPQVAEFYGATECNCSLGNFDGQVGACGFNSRILSSVYPIRLVRVNENTMELIRGPDGVCLPCKPGEPGQLVGAIIHKDPLRHFDGYLNQGANNKKIANDVFRKGDQAYLTGDVLVMDELGYLYFRDRTGDTFRWKGENVSTTEVEGTLSRLLDMADVAVYGVEVPGTEGRAGMAAVAKPFGSCDLEHFARLLDKELPLYARPIFLRFLPELHKTGTFKLQKMELRKEGFDLKVVKDPLFYLDARKGRYVPLDQEAYTRIQAGEEKL